From one Labeo rohita strain BAU-BD-2019 chromosome 8, IGBB_LRoh.1.0, whole genome shotgun sequence genomic stretch:
- the slc12a2l gene encoding solute carrier family 12 member 2 has protein sequence MSDQPSSPPSAQKPALRAPGSSQSRFQVDPVAEAAAAAAAAAAAGVAPKTPPGSRSSTGEESKGRFRVVNFLSPSDAAPDAGVNGDTVRSEASLHSSTGGLSHFSDTHSSTYYLRTFGHNTIDAVPNIDFYRQTEAPLGEKLLRPSLSELHDELDKEPFEEGFPNGEELTAAEIITPKEMSDSKGGTVKFGWVKGVLIRCMLNIWGVMLFIRMSWIVGQTGIALSCAIILMAIVVTSITGLSTSAIATNGFVRGGGAYYLISRSLGPEFGGSIGLIFAFANAVAVAMYVVGFAETVVELLDSIDALMTDEINDIRIVGALTVVLLLGISVAGMEWEAKAQIVLLVILLAAICNYFIGSFIPMKSKEPKGFFGYNAAIMMENMGPDFRDDETFFSVFAIFFPAATGILAGANISGDLADPQSAIPKGTLLAILITGVVYIAVAISNGSCIVRDATGDDNDTIVGPLENCTDAACTLGYDFSICKEGGCKYGLQNDFQVMSLVSGFGPLITAGIFSATLSSALASLVSAPKVFQALCKDKIYPGIHVFAKGYGKNKEPLRAYVLTFIIGLAFILIAELNIIAPIISNFFLASYALINFSVFHASLANSPGWRPSFKYYNKWVSLAGAVLCCVVMFVINWWAALLTNVIVLALYIYVSYKKPDVNWGSSTQALMYNQALTHSLHLTGVEDHIKNFRPQCLVMSGYPNSRPALLYLVHAFTKDVGLMVCGHVRTGYRRPNYKDMMNEQVRYQRWLLKTRIKAFYAPVFADELRQGAQYLLQTAGLGRLKPNTLVFGFKNNWRDGEMKDVETYINTIHDAFDLQFGVVILRLKEGLDISHIQDEFLSSQEKAPGMKELLVSINIKDFDSDSSKPSSKSTSCQSSPLIFRDTKKPPVQLSPADEKLLAASQQFQKKQSKGTIDVWWLFDDGGLTLLIPYLLTNKKKWQDCKIRVFIGGKINRIDHDRRAMAALLSKFRIDFSDITVLGDINIKPKKHNKKMFEELIEPYRLKEDDMEQEAAEKLKAEEPWRITDNELELYRAKSNRQIRLNELLKEHSSTANLIVITMPLARKGTVSSALYMTWLDTLSKDLPPILLVRGNHQSVLTFYS, from the exons ATGTCAGATCAGCCCTCATCTCCTCCATCCGCGCAGAAACCCGCCCTGCGGGCGCCGGGATCCTCTCAGAGCCGCTTCCAGGTGGACCCGGTGGCGGAGGCGGCGGCTGCGGCTGCGGCGGCGGCAGCGGCGGGCGTCGCTCCTAAAACTCCGCCAGGATCGCGCTCCTCCACCGGTGAGGAGTCCAAGGGCCGTTTCCGGGTGGTGAATTTCTTAAGCCCGTCTGACGCCGCACCTGACGCGGGTGTGAACGGAGACACGGTGAGAAGCGAGGCGAGCCTGCACTCCTCCACCGGAGGTCTCAGTCATTTCTCGGATACGCACTCCAGCACGTATTACCTGCGGACCTTCGGTCACAACACCATCGATGCGGTGCCGAACATCGACTTCTACCGGCAGACGGAAGCTCCGCTCGGGGAGAAACTCCTGCGACCGTCGCTGTCGGAACTTCATGATGAACTCGACAAG GAGCCGTTTGAGGAGGGATTCCCGAACGGCGAGGAGCTCACGGCCGCCGAGATCATCACACCCAAAGAAATGTCTGATTCAAAAGGCGGCACAGTGAAGTTCGGCTGGGTCAAAGGAGTGCTG ATACGATGCATGCTGAACATCTGGGGAGTGATGCTGTTCATCAGGATGTCGTGGATCGTGGGTCAGACGGGCATCG CTCTGTCCTGCGCCATCATTCTCATGGCTATCGTGGTGACGTCTATTACTGGACTTTCAACATCAGCAATCGCCACCAACGGCTTTGTGCGCGGAG GTGGGGCATATTATCTGATCTCTAGAAGTTTGGGTCCAGAGTTTGGAGGATCCATCGGTCTGATTTTTGCTTTTGCCAATGCTGTCGCTGTGGCCATGTATGTCGTGGGTTTTGCAGAAACTGTCGTTGAACTTCTGGAT AGTATAGACGCTCTCATGACAGATGAGATAAATGACATCAGGATCGTCGGCGCGCTCACCGTTGTCTTACTGTTGGGTATCTCTGTCGCTGGAATGGAGTGGGAGGCAAAG GCCCAGATTGTGTTATTGGTGATTCTTTTGGCCGCCATTTGCAACTACTTCATTGGATCCTTCATCCCCATGAAGTCAAAGGAACCCAAAGGCTTCTTTGGTTATAATG CTGCCATAATGATGGAAAACATGGGTCCAGACTTCAGAGATGATGAAACCTTCTTCTCCGTCTTTGCCATCTTCTTCCCAGCCGCCACAGGAATCCTAGCAGGAGCCAATATATCAGGAGACCTAGCG GATCCACAGTCTGCGATTCCTAAAGGAACTCTCCTGGCGATCCTCATAACCGGAGTGGTTTACATCGCTGTTGCCATCTCGAATG GCTCTTGTATAGTACGTGACGCCACAGGCGATGATAATGACACCATAGTGGGCCCGCTGGAGAACTGCACCGATGCCGCCTGCACACTTGGGTACGACTTTTCCATCTGCAAAGAGGGCGGCTGCAAATACGGCCTTCAGAACGACTTCCAG GTGATGAGTTTGGTGTCTGGTTTCGGGCCGCTCATCACAGCTGGAATCTTCTCTGCCACCCTCTCGTCGGCGCTGGCGTCTCTGGTCAGCGCTCCCAAAGTCTTCCAG GCATTGTGTAAGGATAAAATCTACCCTGGAATACATGTGTTTGCCAAAGGATACGGGAAGAACAAAGAGCCTCTGCGTGCGTATGTCCTCACCTTCATCATTGGCCTGGCCTTCATCCTGATCG CTGAGTTGAACATCATCGCTCCCATCATTTCCAACTTCTTCTTGGCCTCTTACGCCTTGATAAATTTCTCTGTTTTCCATGCGTCGCTGGCGAACTCCCCAG GGTGGCGTCCGAGTTTCAAGTACTACAACAAGTGGGTGTCGTTAGCCGGAGCCGTGCTGTGCTGCGTGGTGATGTTTGTGATCAACTGGTGGGCGGCGCTGCTCACCAACGTCATCGTTCTGGCACTTTACATCTATGTCAGCTACAAGAAACCAG ATGTGAACTGGGGTTCGTCGACACAAGCGTTGATGTACAATCAGGCACTGACACACAGCCTGCATCTCACAGGGGTTGAGGACCATATCAAGAACTTCAG ACCTCAGTGTCTCGTAATGTCCGGATACCCGAACTCAAGACCGGCGCTGCTGTATCTGGTGCATGCCTTTACCAAAGACGTGGGCTTGATGGTCTGTGGCCACGTTCGCACG ggATACCGTAGGCCGAATTATAAGGACATGATGAACGAACAGGTGCGCTATCAGCGCTGGCTCCTGAAGACCCGAATCAAAGCCTTTTACGCTCCTGTGTTTGCCGATGAACTCAGACAAGGAGCTCAATATCTCTTACAG ACCGCTGGTTTGGGTCGCCTAAAACCCAACACACTGGTATTTGGCTTTAAGAACAACTGGAGGGACGGTGAGATGAAGGATGTGGAAACCTACATTAACACCATCCA tgaCGCATTTGACCTGCAGTTTGGGGTGGTTATCTTGAGACTAAAGGAAGGTCTCGACATCTCTCACATTCAAG ATGAATTTCTGTCCTCGCAGGAGAAAGCTCCTGGAATGAAGGAACTCTTGGTGTCCATCAACATCAAAGACTTCGACAGCGATTCCTCAAAGCCGTCTTCTAAATCCACCAGCTGTCAAAGCAGCCCACTCATCTTCAGAG ATACCAAGAAGCCTCCGGTTCAGCTCAGTCCTGCAGATGAAAAACTTTTGGCTGCCAGTCAGCAGTTCCAGAAGAAACAGAGCAAAGGAACCATTGATGTCTGGTGGCTGTTTGATGATGGAG GCTTGACTCTTCTGATACCGTATTTGCTAACCAACAAAAAGAAATGGCAAGACTGCAAGATCCGTGTGTTCATTGGGGGAAAGATAAACAGGATTGACCACGACCGCAGAGC AATGGCGGCGTTGCTCAGTAAGTTCAGGATTGATTTCTCAGACATCACCGTTCTTGGAGACATCAACATTAAGCCTAAGAAGCACAA TAAAAAGATGTTTGAGGAATTGATCGAGCCATACAGACTGAAGGAGGACGACATGGAGCAGGAAGCCGCTGAGAAACTGAAGGCTGAAGAACCCTGGAGGATCACAGATAATGAGCTGGAGCTCTACAGGGCCAAG
- the LOC127169739 gene encoding GRAM domain-containing protein 2B, with protein sequence MSTVILMEKHLVSEDSVQCRNDAVRPMCSVPPHQQMNECVLLRQYAENIDEEEGQKMTRPDAFISLDAEADVSVRRRKTTLVRSKTFDPSLLLQVQSDSESKCERRKPQPCQSLRTNIQYHKVFKDISEDEQLRQSYTCALQKDILYQGRLFVSDNWICFHSKVFGKDTKIAIPVSSVAVIKKTKTAILVPNALVISTAHDRHVFVSFLSRDTTYKVLMSVCPHLVEKSPGISQIPSQSLRGHPASLPTDFTADLSDLDGPVRQTGQHMDDSSSSDCAESPDFIKTPKFPKRSQAFIDVTKRDSELDSHTQENNTTANLPYTGSSGLAEVVFMKTLRPVSLSLNALVLIYLSLVCVLLLSSCYMAFKIVSLEERLTSLVSMEFPHKRDEILFAGDTAEISSVLSASLLKLEKIHRNLQRLLETISKV encoded by the exons ATGTCCACAGTCATCCTGATGGAGAAACATCTGGTTTCTGAGGACTCTGTTCAGTGCAGAAATGATGCGGTGAGACCCATGTGCTCCGTTCCTCCACATCAGCAGATGAATGAATGTGTGTTACTGCG TCAGTATGCGGAAAACATAGACGAGGAGGAAGGACAGAAGATGACGAGGCCCGACGCTTTCATCTCGCTGGACGCTGAGGCTGACGTCTCTGTGAGGAGAAGAAAAACAACCCTCGTCAG ATCCAAAACATTTGATCCATCACTGCTTCTGCAAGTCCAGAGTGACTCTGAATCCAAGTGTGAACGCAGGAAGCCGCAGCCCTGTCAG TCTCTGCGCACTAATATCCAGTACCACAAAGTTTTTAAAGACATAAGTGAGGACGAACAACTGAGGCAGA GTTACACGTGCGCCCTGCAGAAGGACATCCTGTACCAGGGGAGACTGTTTGTGTCTGATAACTGGATCTGTTTCCATTCCAAAGTGTTCGGAAAAGACACTAag ATTGCGATTCCAGTTTCTTCAGTAGCAGTcatcaagaaaacaaaaactgccATCTTGGTGCCAAATGCACTGGTTATTTCTACCGCACACGATCGG CATGTGTTTGTTTCGTTTCTGTCTCGAGACACGACCTACAAGGTTTTGATGTCTGTTTGCCCTCATCTGGTT GAGAAGAGTCCTGGGATCAGTCAAATCCCATCCCAGAGCCTGAGAGGACATCCAGCGTCTCTGCCGACG GATTTCACAGCAGATCTGTCAGATTTGGACGGTCCGGTCAGACAGACGGGTCAGCACATGGACGACAGCAGCAGCTCCGACTGTGCAGAGTCAccggatttcatcaaaaccCCAA AATTCCCAAAACGATCTCAAGCTTTTATTGACGTGACTAAAAGAGACAGTGAACTGGATTCTCACACACAAGAAAACAACACCACTGCCAACTTACCATATACTg GTTCTTCAGGACTGGCGGAAGTAGTGTTCATGAAAACACTGCGGCCggtgtctctctctctgaatgCTCTGGTGTTGATCTATCTGTCTCT GGTTTGTGTCCTGCTGTTGTCCTCCTGTTACATGGCATTTAAGATTGTGTCTCTTGAGGAACGTCTGACATCTCTTGTGTCAATGGAGTTTCCACATAAAAG AGATGAAATCCTGTTTGCTGGAGATACAGCTGAGATCTCCTCGGTTCTTTCTGcaagtcttctgaagctggAAAAG ATTCACAGAAACCTGCAGAGACTGCTGGAGACCATATCTAAGGTCTGA